The nucleotide window GATCCTTTGTCGAGCTTGTCGATGCAAATATCGAGCTGTCGTCGGCCTGCGCCTCCACCGGCTGGGTTGCCGGCCTCCTTTCCGCGCATCAATGGCTCCTTGCCATGTTCGATGAAAGGGTTCAGCAGGAGGTGTGGGGCAGCAATCCGGATGCGCTGCTCTGCGGTTCCTATGCGCCGGTCCGCATGGCGGAACGCGTCGAGGGTGGCTTCCGGCTATCCGGCGATTGGGCCTTTGCGAGCGGATGCGAAAATGCCCAATGGGCGCTCTGTGCGGCGATCATTCCGCCAAACGGCGAGGGGGAGCGTCCTGTGCCGGCGTTCCTTCTGGTTCCCGCCAGCGATTATGCCATTGCCGAGACCTGGGACGTGGTCGGCCTCGCGGGCACCGGCTCAAAAAGCCTGATCCTCGAGGATGTCTTCGTTCCGGAATACCGCATGTTGAGCTTTCCGGATGCGACCTCCGGCAGAACGCCGGGGGGACGTGGCTACAAGGGTATCGGGCTTTTCAACATTCCACTTCTCATGGGCGTTCCGTTCTGCCTCGGCAGCGCAGCCGTCGGTGCGGCGAAGGGCGCACTGGATAGCTATATCGACCAGATCGGGACACGTGTGACACGTGGTGCAGTTGCCGGTGGCAACAACAAGATCGCGGAGTTTCCGACGATCCAGCTTCGCGTGGCGGAAGCCTCCGCATCCGTGGATGCCGCCCGCGAAATCATTCTGCGCGATATTGCCCGGGCACAGCAACTGGCCCAGGCCCGCGAGGATGGCACCGGCGAGATCACCGAGGAAGATCGGATTCTCGCCCGTCGGAGCCAGTCTTTTGCGGTCAGCCTGGCTCTTCGGGCCGTGGAAGCACTCAATGCATCGACAGGCGGCCTCGGCCTCCAGATGTCCAACCCCGTCCAGCGGGCATGGCGCGATGCAAATGCTGTCGGGCGCCACATTTCCATGAACTGGGATGCCGTGGGCACCATGGTCGGCCAGCAGCTGCTCGGTCTTCCGCCCAAGGGACAATTCTGATCCGCCATCCCCATTATTTCGATTCAAGACAGGAAAGAGAGCATATCGTGCAAGGCAAGATCGCGCTTGAAGAACACTTCGCCATTCCCGAGACGCTGCAGGATTCGGCTGGATTCGTGCCGGGCGACTACTGGACGGAACTGTCCGCCCGTCTTCTGGATATCCAGGACAAGCGTTTGCGGCTGATGGATGCCCACGGCATTGAGAAAATGATCCTGTCGCTCAACGCTCCGGCCGTGCAGGCGATCCCGGATAAGGCAAAGGCCCTGGATATTTCCCGACGCGCCAACGACTTTCTGGCGGAGCAATGCGTCAAGAACCCGAACCGTTTCCTGGGATTTGCAGCTTTGCCCCTGCAGGATCCGGATGCCGCAACACAGGAATTGCAGCGCTGCGTGACGACGTTGGGTTTCGTCGGCGCACTGGTCAACGGCTTCTCGCAGGAAGGCGACGGAACGACACCGCTCTACTACGACCTGCCGCAATACCGTCCGTTCTGGGCCGAAGTCGAAAAACTCAACGTTCCCTTTTATCTGCATCCGCGTAACCCGCTGCCGCAGGATAGCCGGATCTATGCTGGCCATTCCTGGCTGATGGGTCCGACATGGGCGTTCGCGCAGGAGACCGCCGTTCATGCGCTGCGCTTGATGGGATCCGGCCTCTTTGACGAACATCCGGCCTTGCGGATCATCGTTGGCCACATGGGCGAGGGACTGCCATACATGATGTGGCGCATCGACAACCGGAATGCGTGGGTCAAGGTGGAAAAGAGCTATCCGGCCAAACGCCCGATTGCCGATTATTTCAACGAGAATTTCTACATCACGACGTCGGGGAACTTCCGCACCCAATCGCTTATCGATGCTATGCTGGAAATCGGCGCGGACCGAATTCTGTTCTCGACGGACTGGCCATTCGAGAACATCGATCATGCTGCAAACTGGTTCGACAGCACGACCATCTCCGAAGCCGACCGTCTGAAGATCGGTCGCACCAACGCGGTTTCACTATTCAAACTCGATCGATAGCATGGTTACACCTTTCAGATACACGGCCAGCGCGGCCCAGGTCTTCTTCGGGAGTGGCTCGTTGAACCGTCTCGCCGAGGCGATTGCAGGACAGGGCGGCAAACGCGCCCTGATCCTTTCGACCCCGCACCAGAAAGCGGAGGTGGAACGGATCGCTGCTTCCCTCGGTCCGCTTGCGGCGGGACTATTCCACGATGCGACGATGCATACGCCGGTCGATGTGACCGAGCGCGCGATGGCGGCATACAACGCAGCCGGCGCCGATTGCGTCGTCGCCATCGGCGGTGGATCGACGATCGGTCTCGGCAAGGCGATCGCCTATCGCAACGACGCGCCACAAATTGTGGTGGCGACGACCTATGCGGGATCGGAGGTTACACCGATCCTCGGCCAGACAGAAAATGGGCAGAAGACGACGGTCCGCGGACCCGGCATCCTGCCCGAAGTGGTGATCTACGACCCTGAATTGACATTGGGATTGCCGGTCAACATCAGCGTCAGCAGCGGGCTCAATGCAATGGCGCATGCGCTCGAAGGTCTCTATGCGCAGGATCGCAATCCCATTTCATCAATGATGGCGGTCGAGGGCCTGCGCGCGCTGAAGCAGGCTTTACCTCAAATTGTCAATGCCCCTGGGGACATCGAGCCGCGAAGCGAAGCGCTTTACGGTTCCTGGCTGTGCGGCACGGTGCTCGGAGCAGTTGGCATGGCGCTGCATCACAAACTCTGCCATACGCTGGGCGGTAGCTTCGATCTGCCGCATGCGGAAACCCATGCTGTCATTCTTCCCCATTCTGCTGCCTATAACGCCGTAGCCGCAGCGGATGCGCTAAAACCGGCTGCCGATCTTTTCGGCGGCTCGCTGGGCAGCAGTCTTTATGATTTTGCCGCTTCGATCGGCGCGCCCTTGGCGCTGCGCGATCTGGGTATGAAGGAAGCCGATCTGGACCGTGCGGCGGAACTCGCCGCCCGGAACCCCTACTGGAACCCGCGCCCGATCGAACGGGAAGCGATCCGGGCTTTGTTGCAGAGCGCCTGGGAAGGCTCGCGGCCGCGTTAACGCCTTAGGAGGATGGCCACGTGCCTGAATATTTCAGCGAAGAGAGATCCGTGGAAGCCGTCAACTCGCGGATGGGGCAGGGCATTGATCCGCGCCTTGCCGAAGTCATGGCGTCGCTGGTCAAGCACCTGCATGCCTTTGCCAAGGATATCAGCCTGACCCAGGAGGAATGGGAGCTGGTCATCGGCTTCCTGACCCGTACCGGCCATCTCTGTCATGACGAGCGACAGGAGTTCATCCTGCTCAGCGATACGCTGGGTCTGTCGATGCTGGTGGATGCGATCAACAACCGGCGCCCGACAGGCGCCACGGAAAATACGGTGTTCGGACCATTCCATGTCGAAGGGGCGCCCGTACGGCAGATGGGTGAAAACATCTCGCTCGACGGCAAGGGCGAGAGCTGTCTCTTCATCGGCCGGGTGCTGGATCTTGACGGCAATCCGATCGAGGGAGCCCGGATCGATGTATGGTCGGATAATTCCGATGGCTTCTACGACGTCCAGCAGCCGGATATCCAGCCGAAGTGGAACAACCGGGGCATTTTCATCACCGGCGCAGATGGCACCTATAGCTTCGTCGGCATAAAGCCGGTTTCCTATCCGATCCCGGATGATGGCCCGGTCGGCCAGATGTTGACGTCCCTCGGCCGCCATCCCTACCGTCCTGCCCATACCCATTACCTGATCACCGCTTCAGGTTATCAGAAGCTCGTAACCCACACTTTTGTCGGCGACGATCCCTATCTGCAATCCGATACGGTTTTTGGCGTCAAAAGCAGCCTGATCGCGCCTTTCGAGCGTGTCGATCATCCGACGATCTGGCGCTCCGATTTCGATTTCGTGCTGACGCCGGTGGAGAATAGACAATGATCGTAGCCCGCTACGCGATATCCGACCCCGGCAAGGCTGCCGAACGCTCCCGATTGCTCGATGAGCACAAGGCCTATCTGCATGGCGCGGCGATCCGCATCCTGCTGTCCGGACCTTCCGCACCGCCGGCGGAGGGCAAGGGTTCCACCGCAATCGTGATGGCGCAAGTCGAAACGCTCGCCGAGTTCGAGGCGTTCAGCGCAGGAGACCCCTTCGTCCGCTCCGGCGTTTACGCGAGCGTCGATATATTCGAATGGCGGCCCAGTTTTGGGCTTCTTCTGGAGAGTCTCTGATCGGCGTTTTACCTGCTGAAATCAGATGTAGGTCATATCGAAGACAGCGGCGTTGTCCTGCACCTCGCGCAGCCCCTTGTACGCGGCGTGGCGGAGATTGCCATCATCCGTCCAGCCGCGAAACTCGATCTCGGCGATCAGCGTCGGCTGCACGAGGACGAGGCGCTTGCCCTTCAGGGGAACAACGGGCCGGCTCGTCTTCAACCGATCCAGCGTCTTTTTCAGGTATTCAGCATCGCTCGTACCGAAACCGGTTCCGACGGAGCCAACGTAAATCCAGTCGAGGCCTCGTCTGCCGGCCAACAGCAGCCTGCCGATGCCGCCGCGGGCGGATGCCGACGGCTCATACCCGACGATCATGAAGCTCTCGCTCTGGACGCATTTGATCTTCAGCCAGTCGCCCGTGCGGCCACTGCCGTAGGGCCGGTCGCGATGCTTGGCGATAATGCCTTCCAGATGACGATGGCAGGCGTGCTCGAGAAGGTCTTCGGCCGGCAGTTCTATTTCTTCGGAAATGCGGATCGCCTGATCGTCGCCCGGTATCAGATCTTCGAGCAGGTGCCGGCGTACGTCAAGCTCGGTGCCTGTCAGATCGTGTCCATCGAGATAAAGAAGGTCGAAGGCGACGAGGATCGACTCGGTCGAGACACGCCTGCCGCTCCGCCCGCCGAGCGAGCGCTGCAGGGCGCCAAAATCCGATCGGCCATGATCATCGAGTACAACCGCCTCGCCATCGAGAATGGCAGTCGTCACGCCAAGCTTTTTCGCTGCGGCGGCGATGGTGGGGAAGCGGTGGGTCCAGTCATGGCCACCGCGGGTGAGGACCCGCACCCCTTTCGGCTCAACGTGGATTGCCAATCGATAGCCATCCAGCTTCACCTCGTAGAGCCAGTCCGGTCCCACGGGCACGGTCGGCTTCAGCAGCGCAAGGCAGGGCTCGACGCGCGACGGCATTGGATCGAAGGGCAGACTGGGCTGGTCGGGGTCGCGCTTGCGGATCGGACGAGACTGCAGCGTTGAGCGAGATTCGTCGAGCAAGGGTAGAATGGGGCGGCGCGGGCGCTTCATGAGTATGTCCGACGCCTCCCCGGCTGGATTTCGGCGTCGACCGAGTTGCGCAGAACATTCATGGTTCTGATGACATTGCTCGGTGCCGGCCCTTGCTTTTCCCTCTTGGGCTTTGCCCTGTACGGCCTTTTCATCTGCTTCTTCTTCGCTTCGATGGCAACAACGCGACTCAACCGAATCATTCGGCCGATTGTTCCGAGTCGAAACGAATCTCAATTCAACGACTTAACGTGTCGGTGCCTCCGGCCCGAAATCGCTGCCGGATCTGGATCGGGCCGAGCAGTCGTCCCATTCTTCAACGGGCGCTGTACTTCGCGTCGAGATCATCCATGGCCTTGACGTTACCGGCAGAGCGGCCATTCTCGTCGAAGGTCTGGGCAAGAAACGCGTCAGCGATCGACTTTGCAAGCTCGGTTCCGATGACGCGGGCTCCCATGGTGATGATCTGCGCATTGTTGGAAAGCGCGGCACGCTCGGCAGAATAGGTGTCGTGCGTCAGGGCTGCGCGGATGCCCGGAACCTTGTTGGCCGAGATGCAGACGCCGATGCCGGTGCCGCAAACGAGGATCGCCTTGTCGTAGGTGCCGTCGATGACGCCCGAGGCAACGCGATCCGAGAGGTTGGCGTAGAAAGGATCGGCACCGGCGCTCGTGCGCGAGACTTCGTACACGTCAAAGCGCTCTTTCAAATGGTCGGCCAGGATCTTGGCGAGGCCTTCGCCGGCGCTGTCTCCTGCAATGGCAAGTTTCATTGTCTTTCTCCTCAGAGTTTGGCGGCGCATTTGGCCAGGATGTCGAGGTAGCCTTCGACATTCCAGGCCGAACGGCCGATGAAGAGCCCGTCGATATGCGGGCTCGAAATCAGTTCTTCGCAGTTCTGCGGGTTGACCGACCCGCCATAAAGGCAGGGGATCTTCCGGCCCAGCACAGTTTCGGCAACGGCGATGATTTCAGACTGGCGGGCATCCGCATAATCCGCAGTCGCCGGGATGCCCTTCTCGCCGATCGCCCAGACCGGCTCGTAGGCCAGCAGGATTTCGGCGCCTTTCTGGGCGCCCGAAAGTTTCGAAAGCGCGCCGCGCACCTGGGTTGCGAGGATTTCGGCAGCCTTTCCACTTTCGCGGTCGGAAAGCGTCTCGCCAATGCAGATCAGAGGAATGAGACCGTGGCGAACGGCCGCTTCGGTCTTCAGACCCACAGTCTCGTCGGTCTCTCCAAAATGTTCGCGCCGCTCGGAATGGCCGAGCTCCACGAGATCGAGATTGCAGTCCCTCAGCATTACCGGCGAGACTTCGCCGGTCCAGGCGCCCTGGTCGGCCCAATGCATGTTCTGGGCGCCGACCTTCACCGAGGTCTTGGCAAGCAGCGACTTGACCTCGCGCACCGCTGTGAAGGGCGGAATCACAAAGCGCTGGATACGCGGCTCGCGGGCGGCATCGACAGCCTCGAGGCCGCGGGCGAAATGCTCGGCTTCAGCAAGCGCCTTGTTCATCTTCCAGCTGGTGCCAATCCAGAAGCGCGGCTTTTCGGTCATGTCGGATCCTGCGTTGATGCGATGGTGAGCGTAATGCCCGCCTGCTCGAATTCCTCCAGGACAGCAGCATCCGGTGCGCTGTCGGTGATAATCGCGTCGAAGTCGGCTAGATCCGCCATGACATGCAAGGCGGTGTGGCCGATGCGCTGATGGTTGACCAGAAGGCAAGTCCTGGTCGATGACGCGATCATCGCCCGTTTGGCGCGCACGACGTTATCGTCCATGTGATAGGCGCGCCCGCCGCTGACGGCCGGCGTCGAAATGAAGGCGATGTCGGCTCTCAGCCGCGACAGTGCCTCCTCGGTAACAACCCCGAGATAGGCGTTGAATTTGGCCGAGTAGATGCCGCCGAGCGCGATCAGCGTGATGCCTGTTTCGCCTTTCAGCCGCTCCATGATCGCCGCATTGTTGGTGATCAACGTCAGCGGCCGCTTCTGCAGCAGCATTTCGCCGAGCACGGCGGCCATCGAGCCGTCGTTTACCATCACCGTCATTCCCGGCTCGACCAGTTCCAGCGCGGTCTCAGCCATTGCCAGCTTTGCCTCGCTGCCTTGGCGCTCGCGAATGCGGAAGTCGCTTTCGAACTGCGTTCCGGCATCAATGGTCGCGCCACCGCGAACCTTGCGCAGGACGCCCGCCTGCTCGAGATCGTCGAGATCGCGATGGATCGTCATCTTTGACACGGTGAAGCGATCGGCAAGATCGTCGAGATCGACGGTCTTGTTTTCGACGAGCAGGTTGACGATCAACTGCTGCCGCTCTTCCCGCCTCATCCCGGTCTCCACCTCATTTGATGTTAAGATAACGGAGTATGCGTGATAATCAACATTTATTATGTGATTTTGCGATAAAATATTGTTGTGTTTCCATAGCTACTTCAGCAGCGCCTGCGCGGTTCGTTCGTCGGTGATCAGCCCGAAAAGACGGCGGCTATTCAGAATTGCCCGGATGGCCGCCACTTTCGACTGTCCGCCCGCCAGCGCCACGAGCCGCTCTTTCTTGGTCTTGGGAAAAGACGCG belongs to Rhizobium indicum and includes:
- the tsdA gene encoding gamma-resorcylate decarboxylase, giving the protein MQGKIALEEHFAIPETLQDSAGFVPGDYWTELSARLLDIQDKRLRLMDAHGIEKMILSLNAPAVQAIPDKAKALDISRRANDFLAEQCVKNPNRFLGFAALPLQDPDAATQELQRCVTTLGFVGALVNGFSQEGDGTTPLYYDLPQYRPFWAEVEKLNVPFYLHPRNPLPQDSRIYAGHSWLMGPTWAFAQETAVHALRLMGSGLFDEHPALRIIVGHMGEGLPYMMWRIDNRNAWVKVEKSYPAKRPIADYFNENFYITTSGNFRTQSLIDAMLEIGADRILFSTDWPFENIDHAANWFDSTTISEADRLKIGRTNAVSLFKLDR
- the ligD gene encoding non-homologous end-joining DNA ligase, yielding MKRPRRPILPLLDESRSTLQSRPIRKRDPDQPSLPFDPMPSRVEPCLALLKPTVPVGPDWLYEVKLDGYRLAIHVEPKGVRVLTRGGHDWTHRFPTIAAAAKKLGVTTAILDGEAVVLDDHGRSDFGALQRSLGGRSGRRVSTESILVAFDLLYLDGHDLTGTELDVRRHLLEDLIPGDDQAIRISEEIELPAEDLLEHACHRHLEGIIAKHRDRPYGSGRTGDWLKIKCVQSESFMIVGYEPSASARGGIGRLLLAGRRGLDWIYVGSVGTGFGTSDAEYLKKTLDRLKTSRPVVPLKGKRLVLVQPTLIAEIEFRGWTDDGNLRHAAYKGLREVQDNAAVFDMTYI
- a CDS encoding flavin-dependent monooxygenase codes for the protein MNNTAALFPASARVKTACLADRIAPVLDEIRAGARDTEKSGRVPARSIDLLRSAGYFDIVKPARFGGDEGSFVELVDANIELSSACASTGWVAGLLSAHQWLLAMFDERVQQEVWGSNPDALLCGSYAPVRMAERVEGGFRLSGDWAFASGCENAQWALCAAIIPPNGEGERPVPAFLLVPASDYAIAETWDVVGLAGTGSKSLILEDVFVPEYRMLSFPDATSGRTPGGRGYKGIGLFNIPLLMGVPFCLGSAAVGAAKGALDSYIDQIGTRVTRGAVAGGNNKIAEFPTIQLRVAEASASVDAAREIILRDIARAQQLAQAREDGTGEITEEDRILARRSQSFAVSLALRAVEALNASTGGLGLQMSNPVQRAWRDANAVGRHISMNWDAVGTMVGQQLLGLPPKGQF
- a CDS encoding maleylacetate reductase — protein: MVTPFRYTASAAQVFFGSGSLNRLAEAIAGQGGKRALILSTPHQKAEVERIAASLGPLAAGLFHDATMHTPVDVTERAMAAYNAAGADCVVAIGGGSTIGLGKAIAYRNDAPQIVVATTYAGSEVTPILGQTENGQKTTVRGPGILPEVVIYDPELTLGLPVNISVSSGLNAMAHALEGLYAQDRNPISSMMAVEGLRALKQALPQIVNAPGDIEPRSEALYGSWLCGTVLGAVGMALHHKLCHTLGGSFDLPHAETHAVILPHSAAYNAVAAADALKPAADLFGGSLGSSLYDFAASIGAPLALRDLGMKEADLDRAAELAARNPYWNPRPIEREAIRALLQSAWEGSRPR
- a CDS encoding dioxygenase, producing the protein MPEYFSEERSVEAVNSRMGQGIDPRLAEVMASLVKHLHAFAKDISLTQEEWELVIGFLTRTGHLCHDERQEFILLSDTLGLSMLVDAINNRRPTGATENTVFGPFHVEGAPVRQMGENISLDGKGESCLFIGRVLDLDGNPIEGARIDVWSDNSDGFYDVQQPDIQPKWNNRGIFITGADGTYSFVGIKPVSYPIPDDGPVGQMLTSLGRHPYRPAHTHYLITASGYQKLVTHTFVGDDPYLQSDTVFGVKSSLIAPFERVDHPTIWRSDFDFVLTPVENRQ
- a CDS encoding RpiB/LacA/LacB family sugar-phosphate isomerase, which produces MKLAIAGDSAGEGLAKILADHLKERFDVYEVSRTSAGADPFYANLSDRVASGVIDGTYDKAILVCGTGIGVCISANKVPGIRAALTHDTYSAERAALSNNAQIITMGARVIGTELAKSIADAFLAQTFDENGRSAGNVKAMDDLDAKYSAR
- a CDS encoding YciI family protein, producing the protein MIVARYAISDPGKAAERSRLLDEHKAYLHGAAIRILLSGPSAPPAEGKGSTAIVMAQVETLAEFEAFSAGDPFVRSGVYASVDIFEWRPSFGLLLESL
- a CDS encoding DeoR/GlpR family DNA-binding transcription regulator — protein: MRREERQQLIVNLLVENKTVDLDDLADRFTVSKMTIHRDLDDLEQAGVLRKVRGGATIDAGTQFESDFRIRERQGSEAKLAMAETALELVEPGMTVMVNDGSMAAVLGEMLLQKRPLTLITNNAAIMERLKGETGITLIALGGIYSAKFNAYLGVVTEEALSRLRADIAFISTPAVSGGRAYHMDDNVVRAKRAMIASSTRTCLLVNHQRIGHTALHVMADLADFDAIITDSAPDAAVLEEFEQAGITLTIASTQDPT
- a CDS encoding triose-phosphate isomerase, whose product is MTEKPRFWIGTSWKMNKALAEAEHFARGLEAVDAAREPRIQRFVIPPFTAVREVKSLLAKTSVKVGAQNMHWADQGAWTGEVSPVMLRDCNLDLVELGHSERREHFGETDETVGLKTEAAVRHGLIPLICIGETLSDRESGKAAEILATQVRGALSKLSGAQKGAEILLAYEPVWAIGEKGIPATADYADARQSEIIAVAETVLGRKIPCLYGGSVNPQNCEELISSPHIDGLFIGRSAWNVEGYLDILAKCAAKL